AAAGCTGCAGTTTTTAAACTACCTGCGGTCTGTGGACGCCTGCAACGACGCTTTAGTTTCCTATATGCTCAAGCATCCGGAGCTGGCGGATGTCCCGGAGGCCGGGGAGGAAGAGGACATCTCCCCCACTCCCCAGGAGCAGGGTGAGGCCTTGCTGGATCAGCTCCCCGGGTCCGCCGTCACCTCTCAGATGCTGCTGGACGCGGGGCTCTCGTCCTACTATGTCTTCTCCCAGCTGCGGGAGGAGCTGAACCTTCCCTCTGGCTTTACCATGGAACAGGCCAGGATGGTGCTGGGTATCCGCTATGAGCTGTCCCTGCGCCGCGCCAGCGGATACACGGACTATACTCTGGTGGAGGACGTGGACACTGCCTTTATCTCCATGGTGACGGATGGAAACTATGCCGGGGCCGAGATCTCTCAGTCCACGGTCCGGGAGTATGAGACGACCGCTGCCGCTCATATCCTGGGTCTGGTAGGGCCGTTGTATCCTGAGGACTTGGAAAACCCCTTTTATGACGACTATCCTCAAAATGCCACTGTGGGCAAGAGCGGCGTGGAGGCCGCCTTTGAGGAATATCTGCGGGGCAAGAACGGCCGCCGGGTGATCTCCACCAACAGTGAGGGAAAGATTACCGGCCAGTACTATGCAACGGAGCCTGAGCCCGGCAGTACCGTGGAGCTGACCATTGACCTGGAGCTGCAGCAGACAGTGGAGGCAATCCTGGCGGAGGCTGTAACAGCGATGAACAAGGACGGCCTGACAGACCGCGGCGCCGCCGCGGTGGTGGAGCTGGTGGACAGCGGAGAGCTCTTGGCGCTTGCCAACTACCCCACCTATGATCTCTCCACCTACCGCCAGGACTATACAGAGCTCTCGGAAGACCCTGCCCACCCCCTCTATAACCGCGCCACCTCCACCCCCTACGCTCCCGGCTCCACCATCAAGCCTCTGACGGCGGTGGCGGCCCTGGAGGAGGGAATCGTGTCCCCCACAGATAAGATTTATTCTCCCTACACCTGGCGTTATCCAGGAGACCCCAACAGCTACAGCAACTGCGCCGGCGGCAGCCACGGCTGGATCAACGTCTCTCAGGCCATCACCAAATCCTGCAACTATTTCTTTTCGGAGATGGGCTACCAGCTGGGGATGGACAATCTGCGGGAATACCTCTCCGCCTTTGGCCTGGGCGCCCACACCGGCATTGAGACCGGCGACAACACCGGCACGCTGCCGGAAAACCGCCCCGGTGAGGACCAGGCTCCCTGGGCTGGCTACGGCCAGGCCAACCAGGCGTATACCCCTCTTCAATTAGCCAACTATATCTGCACGCTGGTCTCCGGAGGCGTCCGCCGGGAGCCCCATCTGCTGAAAGCCGTCAAGAGCTATGATAATTCCCAGGTGCTTGCCGTGGGCAATACCGAGCCTGTCCAGACCCTGGAGCTTCATGACGCCACTCTGGAGGCTGTGAAAAAAGGCATGTATGGCTATACCCAGCCCGGCGGCTCTGTCGCCGCCTATTTCCAAAACTGTGTGGTGACAGCCGGCGCCAAGACCGGCACCTCCCAGCTGGGCGGCGACCAGAAGGATAACGGCGTGTTCGTCTGCTTTGCCCCATACGATGACCCGGAGATTGTGGTGTCCATTGTTATTGAGCACGCCGGCTCAGGCGCTGCGCTGGCCCCTTCCGCAGTCAAAATTCTCAACGCCTATTTTTCTGCGGACAACGTCTCCGGCTCTATCACTGGGGAGAACCAGCTTCTGCCCTGATTTCCCTGCCTTTGTTTCACGTGAAACCGTTTCCTGATTTCTCATAAAGGAGTTGCTCCCATGCGCGAGCCTTTTGTGTTTGATCCCCGCCATCCGCTCTGTAAAACCCCGTTCGGCGCCGCAGTCTGCGGCTCCCAAATCGCCCTCCGCTGCCGTCCCCTGGCGGCGGAGGGTTTTACGCACTGTGCCTTGATTCTCCAGCAGGAGTTTTCCGGCCTCCGGCAGGAGCTGAAGGCTTCCTTTTCCGGCATTGAGGGAGACCGGGCCTGCTTTGCCCTGGACTTTTCCGCCCCAGCGGAGCCGGAGCTGGTGTGGTACGCCTTCCGCCTCTGGCGGGACGATGGCTCCGGCTGTATGCTGGACAAGACCGGCTACCGCAGCGACGGCGGGTGGGACCCCTGGCAGCTGACCGTTTACCAGAAGAGCTTTTCCCCAACGTGGTTTGGCCAGGGCATCACCTATCAGATCTTCCCGGATCGCTTTTGCCGGCTGGAGGTTCCCTCTCCGGAGGGACTTGTGGGTGAGCGCTGGGTCCATCAGGACTGGGCAGAGGCTCCCGCCTGGCGGCCGGAAGCGGACGGAGAGGTGCGGAACCGGGACTTTTTCGGCGGCTCCCTACAGGGAATTGTCTCCAAGCTCCCCTATTTGAAAGAACTGGGCGTGACCACGCTGTACCTCTGCCCGATCTTTGAATCCGCCTCCAACCACCGTTATAACACGGCGGACTATACCCGGATTGACCCCATGCTGGGGGATGAAGAAGATTTCAAACTTCTTTGCCGGGAGGCGGGTCGGCTGGATATGCGCGTGCTGCTGGACGGAGTGTTCAACCACACCGGCTCTCAGAGCCGCTACTTCAACGCCGATGGATTTTACTCCACGCTGGGCGCCGCCCAAAGCACGGAGAGTCCCTATTATGACTGGTACTCCTTCCACCCCTGGCCGGAGGACTATGACGCCTGGTGGGGAATCAAGACCCTGCCCGCTGTCCGGGAGGAGGCCGAAAGTTATCTGGACTATATCATCGACGGACCTGATTCCGTGGTCCGCAGATGGCTGCGCGCAGGCGCCTCTGGCTGGCGCCTGGACGTGGCTGACGAGCTACCGGACTGGTTTATCCGCAAAATCCGCGCCGCAGCAGAGGAAACGAAGCCCGACGCGGTGCTGCTGGGCGAGGTATGGGAGGACGCCAGCAATAAAATCGCCTATTCAAAGCGGCGGAAATACCTGCTGGGCGACGAGCTTCACGGAGTCATGAACTATCCCTTCCGCACCGCTCTGCTGGCCTATCTACAGGGCGGTGACGCCGACGGCTTTCGGGAAGCCATGGAAACCCTGCGGGAAAACTACCCGCCCGCAGCCTTTTCTTCCCTCATGAATTTTCTGGGTACCCACGACACACCCCGCATTTTGACGGTGCTGGGGGCGGATCGGATTCCGGAGAGCAAGGAGGAGCGGGCCATATACCGCCTCTCCCCCGCCCAGCGCCAGCGGGGGCTGGAGCTGGTAAGACTGGCGGCGCTGGTCCTCTTTACCTTCCCCGGCTCTCCCACCGTCTATTATGGCGATGAAATTGGCCTGGAGGGCTGGGAGGACCCCTTTAACCGGGGCACCTACTCCTGGGAGAGCGGCGACCGGGAGCTGCTGGCTTATTTTCAACGCCTGGGAGCCTTGCACCGCAGCTGTCCCCCCCTGCGGGAGGGCTCCATCCAATGGCTCTACACCTCCGGCCCCCTGCTGATCTTTGCCCGGGAGCTGGAGAAAAGTCGCCTGATCACCGTTTTAAACGCCTCTGATCAGGAGAGAGAGCTTCCTCTGTCCGAACCCAAAGTCCGGAATCTGCTCACCGGCGCCGTCCTTTCCCCGGAGGACGGCCGGCTCCGCCTGCCGCCCCGGACGGGTCTGCTGCTGACGGAGGATTGCCCCGGTTAAAAGGCGATGGCTGCCCAAGCATAGCGCGCCTCCCGTGGCATCTGTTCCGGGGAAGGGCTGTCCCCTCATTTTTTAAGGTCAGTGAGCATTTCCTGAAATCTCTCATCACGGTCCGCAGGCAAAGGTTTTTTTGTGGTTTCACGTGAAACATCCCCCAAATTCTCTTTCCAGCAAATCGCGCTGTTTCACGTGAAACAGATTTCTTTTGCGAAATTTCTTCGGTTTCCCTTGCCAGCAGCGAAGGAGCTTGCTATAATAAATCAGATCTTGAACCATACTCAGAAAGGAGGTGCCTCTGTGGGAAAAATCGTCGCCATTGTCAACCAAAAGGGCGGTGTGGGAAAGACAACCACCTGCGTCAACCTCACTGCCGCGCTGACAGAGGCTGGCAAACGGGTTCTGCTGTGCGACTTTGATCCTCAGGCCAACGCCACCTCCGGCATGGGCGTGGACAAAACCGTTTCCAAGGGAATCTATGAGGTGGTCATCGGAGATGTTCCCGCCGATCACGCCATTGTCCAAACCCGCTGGGGAGATGTGCTGCCCAGCAACAAGGCCCTGGCTGGCGCCGGCGTGGAGCTCATTGCCCTGGAACAGCGGGAGTCCTTGTTGCGCAAGGCGTTGGCCCCTGTCCGGGATGTGTACGACTTCATTTTTATTGACTGCCCTCCCTCCCTGGAGCTGTTGACGCTGAATGCCCTGTGCGCCGCCGACTCTGTGCTGGTGCCGGTCCAGGGAGAATATTACGCCCTGGAGGGACTCAGCGACCTGATGAATACCATCCGGCTGGTACGCCGCTCCCTGAACACGAAGCTGGCGCTGGAGGGCGTCCTGTTGACCATGTTTGACGGGCGGACCAATCTGGCCCTACAGGTGGCGGAAGAGGTCAAGCATTACTTCCCTGGGAACGTCTATGCCACGGTGGTTCCCCGAAATGTCCGGCTCTCGGAAGCTCCCAGCCACGGCAAGCCGATTGCCGCCTATGACCGTACCTCACGGGGGGCCGAGGCCTATACCGCCCTGGCGGCGGAATTTTTAAAGCGGCAAACCCCTTGAGCCGCTTGGAAAGGAGCGCATTTTTATGGCATCCAAAAAGCCCTCCGGCCTGGGCCGCGGACTTGGGGCCCTGCTGGGCGACGACGTGATGAATGCCGACGCCCAGACCGTCACCACACTGCCCATTGCCGAGGTGGAGAGCAACTCCGCCCAGCCCCGCAAGTATTTTGACGACGCTGCCCTGGCAGAGCTGGCGGAGTCCATCCGGCTCCACGGCATCATCCAGCCCCTGACGGTCCGGAAGCTCTCCTCCGGCTACTACCAGATCATTGCCGGCGAGCGCCGGTGGCGGGCCGCACGGCTGGCCGGACTCAAGGAGGTTCCGGTGGTGGTCATGGAGGCCGACGACCGCAAGGCCGCGGAGCTTGCCATGATTGAAAACCTCCAGCGGGAGGATCTGAACCCGATGGAGGAGGCCCTAGGCTACCAGGCGCTGATTCAGCAGTATCACATGACTCAGGAGGAGGCCGCCGCCCGGGTGGGCAAATCCCGCCCCGCCGTAGCCAACTCCCTGCGGCTTTTGGAGCTGGACCCAAGCGTGCAGCAGCAGGTAGTGGAGGGCCGACTCTCCGCTGGCCATGCCCGGGCACTGGTCCCCCTCTCCCCCGCGCTGCAGGTGCGGGCCGCGGGCACCATTCTTCAGGGCGGACTCTCTGTCCGCCAGACAGAGACGCTGGCCAAGCGCCTGGCTGCTGAGAAAAAAGCAAAACGAAGCCCCGCCGCCAACCAGGTCAATTACGCCGCCGAAGCCCAACAATCTTTGTCCTCGGCGCTTGGACGCAAGGTCCGGATTGTCACCGGCCGGAACAAGGGCCGCATTGAACTCGAATACTATGGGATGGATGATCTCAATGACCTGTTGGAGGCCCTCGCCCTCCTCAAGCAATCCCGGAAAGGACCGAAAAGCCCATGAGTCAGGAACCAGAAATCAAACCCACCGCGCCGGAGACGGCGGACAAGCCCCAGACGTCCCCGGCGGACAAGCCCGGCAAAAAGCCGGTGGTGGTCTATATCATGATCCTTTTTATCGCCGCTTTTTTACTGATGGCCCTGTCTTTCTTCATGCACCAGCGGAGCAACTCCGAGGTGCTCGGTGAGCTGCAAAACTCCGTCACCACCATGCAGGAGGTGCAGCGGGAGCAGGAAAAAATCATGGAGCTGCAGGAGGAGTTGGCTTCCATGCAGGAAGAGCTGACGGCCCTGCAGGAGGAGGCCGACCAGCAGCAAAGCGCCGCCCAGGCCCAACAGGAGGCAGACGCCGCCGCGATGGAGGCTCTAACCTCCCTATACCGTCTACAGCAGGAGTACAGCGCCAGACACTACGAAAACTGCCAGGAGATCATTGAGGAGATGGAGCGCAGCGGAGCCCCCTCCCTGCTCCCGCAGGATGTGGGCAGCGGCATCACGCCGCCCGACGAGCGCTATCAGGAGCTGAAAGCCGCCGTGGAGGATCATCTGTGAGCCTTCACAACTGGCAGAGGCCCGTTTGATGATGGAACTAGCTTCTATGAAAAGAGGAGAGAATTGCTGTGTTAGATATCCGTTTTGTCCGGGAGAATCCCGAGATCGTCAAGGAAAATATCAAGAAGAAGTTCCAGGATGCCAAGCTGCCCCTGGTGGACGAGGTCATCGCGCTGGATGCCAAACGCCGCGCGGCGATTGCAGAGGCGGACCAGCTGCGCGCGGACCGCAACCGCCTGAGCAAGCAGGTAGGCATGCTGATGGGCCAGGCCAAAAAAGACCCCTCTAAGCTGGAGGAAGCCGAGGCTGTCAAGGCCCAAGTCAAGGAGCAAGCCGACCGCCTGGCGGAGCTGGAGCGGCAGGAGGCGGAGCTGGAGGAACGGGTCCACCATCTCATGCTGGTGATCCCCAACATCATTGATCCCTCCGTGCCCATCGGCCCGGACGACTCCGCCAACGTGGAGGTGGAGCGCTTCGGGGAGGCCAAGGTTCCCGACTTCCCCATCCCCTATCACACGGAGATTATGGAGTCCTTCAACGGCATTGATCTGGACGCCGCAGGCCGGGTCTCCGGCAATGGGTTCTACTATCTGCTGGGGGACATCGCCCGCCTCCACGAGGCGGTGCTGGCCTATGGCCGGGACTTCATGATTGACAAGGGGTTCACCTATTGTATTCCCCCCTTCATGATTCACGGCAACGTGGTGGAGGGCGTCATGAGCCAAACGGACATGGACGCCATGATGTACAAGATCGAGGGCGAGGACCTCTATCTGATCGGCACCAGCGAGCACTCCATGATCGGCCGTTTTATTGACCAGATTCTGCCAGCGGAGAGCCTGCCCCAGACCCTGACCTCCTACTCCCCCTGCTTCCGCAAGGAAAAGGGCGCCCACGGCATTGAGGAGCGGGGCGTGTACCGCATCCATCAGTTTGAAAAGCAGGAGATGATCGTGGTCTGCAAGCCCGAGGAGTCCAAAGACTGGTACGAAAAGCTCTGGCGCTACTCTGTGGAGCTGTTCCGCTCCCTGGACATCCCCGTGCGGCAGTTGGAGTGCTGCTCCGGCGACCTGGCGGACCTGAAGGTGAAGAGCTGTGATATCGAGGCCTGGAGTCCCCGGCAGCAGAAGTTCTTCGAGGTCTGCTCCTGCTCCAACCTGGGCGACGCCCAGGCCCGCCGCCTGCGCATCCGCTATAAAGACGAAAGCGGCAAGATGCAGCTGTGCCACACCCTCAACAACACCTGTGTGGCCCCGCCCCGGATGCTGATCGCCTTCCTGGAGAACAATCTCCAGGCCGACGGAACGGTGTTGATTCCGGAGGTCCTGCGGCCCTACATGGGCGGTAAGGAGAAGCTGACGCCTAAAAAGTAATACAAAAAGTATTATCATTTAAAAATAATACCAATATAACCCCCGTCCCCAGCATTAGGAACGGTGCGTGTATCCAGAAACGATCTCTTCACGGCCTGTGATCGGCCTGCGCCGCAGCGGATACCAATGCTGAGCCAGCCCCGTCCTGTGGGTCATCTCTTGCTTTGATCAATTCACATAGAAAGGAAGCCTGTTTATGTCGAAAACCACCGGCTTGATCGCCGAATTCAAGCAATTCATTGCCCGGGGAAATGTGATGGACATGGCAGTAGGCGTCATCGTGGGCGGCGCCTTCAAGGCCATCGCGGACTCCCTGGTGAATGATATCATCAACCCCATTCTGGGAATCTTTGCCGGCGGAAACGAGAGCCTCTCCGCTCTGGCCATTCATCTCCCCGGCGGTGGAGACCTGCTGATCGGCAGCTTCCTCAACGCGGTTTTGAATTTCCTCATCATGGCGTTTGTCGTCTTCTGTCTGGTCAAAAGCATCAACAAATTCCACCGGAAAAAGGAGAAGGCCGCGCCTCCTCCGGCGCCTCCGGAGCCCTCTGCTGAGGAACGGCTGCTGACGGAAATCCGGGACCTCTTGAAGGAGCGGGGCTGATGGAGGAGCTTTTGCGCCAGGGCCTGACGGCCCTGGGCCTGCCGCCGGAGAGCGCACCTGATCTTGCCCGGTACGGCGAAATGCTGCGGGAAAAAAATCGGGTGATGAACCTGACCGCCATCGAAGACCCGGCGGAGATTGCCGCGCTGCACTTTCTGGACAGCGCCGCTCTGCTGACCTTGGCGGATTTCCGGAACAAGCGCGTTGCGGATGTGGGCACCGGCGCAGGCTTTCCGGGGCTTCCCCTGCGGATTCTGGAGCCCTCCCTCAGCCTGACCCTGCTGGACGCTCAGAATAAACGGGTGGAGTTTTTAAAGGAGGTCTGCGCTGCTCTGGGTCTTTCAGATGTCACATGCGTCCACGCCAGGGCCGAGGAGTTCGCCGCGGACCACCGAGAGGGCTTTGATCTCGTGGTATCCCGGGCCGTCGCCAATCTGCGGCTGCTCGCGGAGCTGTGCCTGCCTCTGGTGAAGGAGGGCGGGCGCTTTCTGGCCATGAAATCTGTGGACAGCGATCAGGAGCTGGCAGAGTCCCGGCACGCCATTGAGACCTTGGGCGGGGCCGTGGAAACAGCCTCTTCGTATGTCATTCCAGGCACCGAGATTCGTCACCGGGTAATTTTTATAAAAAAACTGCGGAAAACCGACAAAAAATACCCAAGAACATTTGCAAAAATTAAGAAACATCCGTTATAATGATCTAGTAAACACATTTGGCTGGAGGAATGTCACTGATGGGACAGTGTATCGCCGTGGTGTCCGGCAAGGGCGGCACCGGAAAAACCTCCTTTACCGCCGGCGTGGGCGCGGCACTGGCTCTGTCCGGCCTGCGGGTGCTGTGCGTGGACTGCGACATCGGCCTGCGGAACCTGGATATTGCCCTGGGCCTTTCCGACGCGGCTCTGATGGATTTTTCCGACGTGGCCCAACAGCGCTGCACCCTGGAAAGGGCGGTGGTGTCCCACCCCCAGCTGGCAAAGCTCTCCTTGCTGACGGCTCCGATCCGCCAGCGGGGGCAGCCTGTGACCGGGGAACAGATGGCATCCCTTCTGCGCGCCGTCCGGATACAATACGACTTCTGCCTGCTGGACGCCCCAGCGGGCCTGGGCGATGGCTTTTTGCTGGCAACCGCCGCCGCGGACCGCTGCGTGGTAGTTACCACAGCGGATGCCTCCTCCCTGCGGGATGCCCAGCACACGGTGATGGAGCTGGGCCGCTTTGGTCCAGGAAAGCTCCATCTGGTGGTCAACCGGGTCCGGAAAAAGCTGCTGCGCAGTATGCACGCCACTATTGACGACGCTATGGACAAGGCAGGTCTGCCGCTTCTTGGCGTTGTGCCGGAGGACGACGCTCTGCCGCTGGCCCTCAACCGGGGCTCGCCCATTCTCCTCTCGGCGCCGGCCAGTCCCGCGTCCTCCGCCTATCGAAATATCGCAACCCGTCTGCGGGGCGGCAAAGCCCCCCTGCTGCGAATCAAATAAAGAAAGGAGCGCCACGATGAATATTGCTCTCATGTCTCACGACAACAAGAAGGAACTCATGGTCCAATTCTGTACGGCCTATGCGGGCATCCTCTCCAAGCATCATATCTACGCCACCAACACCACCGGCCACATGGTTGCCGACGCCACCGGCCTCAAGGTCCACTGCTTTTTGACTTATGCCCACGGCGGCAGCCAGCAGATCGGCGCCCGGATTGCCTACAATGAGTTTGACCTGGTGATCTTCTTCAATGATCCCAGCCGGGAGGACATGGCCGGAGACATCTCCTATATCTCCCGGCTGTGTGACCAGAATAACATCCCCTTTGCCAGCAACATCGCAACCGCCGAGATGCTGGTGCTGGGTCTGGCCCGGGGCGATCTGGACTGGCGGTGCATTGTCAATCCCTCCACCCGGCCCATTGCCTGAGCTCCCCCCAACGCCGTCTCAGGACGGCGTTTTCCAACGAACCGACCCCATCAGCCCCGCATCGCGGCGACTACACAAGATAGAAGGAGCAACCACCATGGCTACGATGACCCCCCGGACTCTGTCCGGCTTTATGGAGCTGCTGCCAAAACCCCAGCAGCAAATGGAACGGATGATGGAAATTCTGCGGCGCACTTACGCCCTGTATGGCTTCACCCCGCTGGACACCCCGGTGATTGAGGCTGCGGAGGTGCTCCTGGCCAAGGGCGGCGGCGAGACGGAAAAGCAGATTTACCGCTTCCAAAAGGGCGACGCGGACCTAGCTCTGCGCTTTGACTTGACGGTGCCCCTGGCCAAATATGTGGCCCTGCACTACAACGACCTCTCCTTCCCCTTCCGCCGGTATCAGATCGGCAAGGTTTACCGGGGAGAACGGGCCCAGCGGGGCCGCTTCCGGGAATTCTACCAGGCCGACATTGACATCATCGGGGACGGCAGACTTTCCATCACCAACGAGGCGGAGATTCCCGCCATCATTTACAAGACCTTTTCCACCTTGGGTCTCAGGCGCTTTCAAATTCGGGTCAATAATCGCAAGATCCTCAACGGCTTTTACGCCATGCTGGGTCTTACGGAGAAATCCGGAGACGTGATGCGCACGGTGGACAAGCTGGACAAAATCGGCCCGGAGAAGGTAAAGTCCATCCTGGTGGAGGACGTGGGGGTGAGCCCCGCCGCCGCAGACGAGGTCCTCTCCTTCATCGCCATCGGCGGGGGAAACCAGGCCGTGCTGGCAGCGCTGGAGGGCTATCAGAGCCGCAGCGCCGTGTTCGACGAGGGCCTGGAGGAATTGCGGACTGTGGTAAAGTACCTCTCCGCCTTCGGCGTACCGGAGGAAAACTTTGCCGTGGACCTGACCATTGCCCGGGGCTTGGACTACTACACCGGCACCGTCTACGAGACCACCCTTCTAGACCATCCAGAGATCGGTTCCGTGTGTTCCGGCGGCCGGTATGATAACTTAGCGGAATATTATACAGAAAAACAACTCCCCGGCGTAGGGATTTCCATCGGCCTAACCCGGCTCTTCTATGTTTTGGGGGAGCAGGGGCTTTTGAACCCGGACCTCCCCACCGCCCCGGCGGACGTGCTGATCCTGCCCATGACGGAGGACCTCTCCGCCGCCATTGCCCTGGCCACACAGCTGCGGGAAAACGGCATCCGGACCCAGCTCCACTGCGAGGAGAAGAAGTTCAAGCAGAAGATCAGCTACGCCGACAAGCTGGGCATCCCCTATGTGATCTTTCTGGGAGAGGACGAGATCGCGGGCGGCGTGGTGGCCTGCAAGGACATGGCCACCGGCGAACAGACCAAGCTGGAACCCGCCGCCACGATATACCGCATCAAAGCAGGCTTGGCAGAACGGGAAACAGGCACTGTGATTTTAGAAAAATAAGCAACGTTTTGTAATATTAATTGGATAAAATACAAATAGGAGCGATTTTATGAGAAGCGTTCGCATCTCAGCATGGGTGCTTGCCATGCTTTTGACCTGTTCTCCGCTCTCCGCACTGGCAGTGGAAACGGACCTGCTGCCCGCCCGCCGGGCAGCTCCTGATTTTTCCGACACCGCCGGCACAGCATATGAGGAGGCTGCGTCTGTGGTCTATGAGGCCGGCGTGATGAACGGCTTCACGGTCTCCCGCTTCGCTCCGGAGGAGCCGCTGATGCCAGAACAGCTGGCGGCAGTATGTGCCCGGCTGTACGATCTGCTTACCGGCGGCAGCGGAGCCTTCCCCGCCCCGGCAGAAGACGAGGCCTGGTACGATCCCTACTACCGCTTTCTGGAAGAAGCCTTGGATAATCAGGGGGAATCGGGGTCCGCGGATGATGCGGAAGGCAGCGGACCGGTTGTCGGAAC
This genomic window from Pusillibacter faecalis contains:
- the hisS gene encoding histidine--tRNA ligase; the encoded protein is MATMTPRTLSGFMELLPKPQQQMERMMEILRRTYALYGFTPLDTPVIEAAEVLLAKGGGETEKQIYRFQKGDADLALRFDLTVPLAKYVALHYNDLSFPFRRYQIGKVYRGERAQRGRFREFYQADIDIIGDGRLSITNEAEIPAIIYKTFSTLGLRRFQIRVNNRKILNGFYAMLGLTEKSGDVMRTVDKLDKIGPEKVKSILVEDVGVSPAAADEVLSFIAIGGGNQAVLAALEGYQSRSAVFDEGLEELRTVVKYLSAFGVPEENFAVDLTIARGLDYYTGTVYETTLLDHPEIGSVCSGGRYDNLAEYYTEKQLPGVGISIGLTRLFYVLGEQGLLNPDLPTAPADVLILPMTEDLSAAIALATQLRENGIRTQLHCEEKKFKQKISYADKLGIPYVIFLGEDEIAGGVVACKDMATGEQTKLEPAATIYRIKAGLAERETGTVILEK